In a single window of the Antennarius striatus isolate MH-2024 chromosome 3, ASM4005453v1, whole genome shotgun sequence genome:
- the camsap1b gene encoding calmodulin-regulated spectrin-associated protein 1-B isoform X1: protein MDVDLCVGGDSPRRKVDLTGVAEGTMDVVPLELYDSARAKIAANLRWLFAKTYGIDNIPEDLRDPFYTDQYDQEHIKPPVIRLLLSCELYCRVCALILKTEQVVSLQSHLSVIQALSRKGIYVVESDDTPVTDGDLSSMPIKMSAHMPMIDSLMMAYTVEMISIEKVVASVKRFSTFSATKELPFDLEDAMVFWINKVNNKMREITEREHKVKHHHLESPSHQKVRYRREHASGRQLPFFPLLEDLMRDVCDGAALLAVVHCYCPHLIKLEDICLKEVPSIADSLYNIQLLREFANEYLNKSFYLTTEDMLYSPLVLKQNVMVFIAELFWWFETVKPEFVQPRDLQEFKDARAIAQPKSARPSVPISNATKRSFRASPGVADNQGSPEVCNRYFLHPEDSETLKGGPFFSPSHPLLPLRQRQQKQQGDDGAGLRNRSNSLTQMDRQPRGSVVAWPDKKQRPLSTLSPYMFHTATDSDADIASGDSVSLARSISKDSLASNVVNVTPKHGMAPHQPSHVPIRKVNGHSLGNVNVENDEETQVEVARADSFVIPKQVDGTQAAAEAGHKASTESKPASEGFYLEPLMPAVLKTAKEKSVFLNKEEESGEGSHSSGRGSLNRGDVSPSVVCRKASCSLNKTFTPTVEKKDSSEELPRDQAASRTGATTSVDPSSREAAGGFYLHSDSEEPMSGLDAELEDLDEEEEELDEAVNTKDSKWPRKAFIEDDDEEESAKLQEDMNVKEHKDKDMNGGSGRSSPCLSVHSQASSMASGSVRMTSFAERKAQQQRFGSNHDLRSSASSSQRTTPDGSESSGPLTSSWRLKRDQSPSSPLGGCFRAGDGSGGANLLASEFVQLRMQLEEKRRAIEHQKKKMEVLSARQRQKLGKAAFLHIVKKGGGRSDTLSHPLKANISKDELSGEKGSLTKDDMFVDVRRGDKEEVAGTTTAGALETDKTDNGGNSYLEEELDLNECSRSIELLNEAIGSIQQQMMQLSLQQEMLMKQNVQSPPGATPPPPLTSVKNGDSKGAASFHFVEHLSGPSTVPARKPPKLSSGRGSRSKPSELKIGKEQSRQTSRTPTPTQSGSETLPHARQFVGGKSPRTEQPDSPRNTTAGATVDRLGSGHMRSAAFRLHDEANMRLPTRVDLTAVVSPEVSFNECLSSTMRESELSASDGSAKQNVPSEEVQRTKAHLIEVDLSELKAPEEEEAAEDGTSEGGDGDQKSVMGFFFKDEQKAEDELAKKREAFLLKQQKKAEEARLRKQHLEAELELKRDEARRKAEEERLRKEEEKTRRELIKQGYLRRKQQEMFEEQGLVKPKTPKPKQKHRPKSVFREESCSDNFSKGSSTYKTIESVCHTADNLSNAQSGSSLSLASAATNEADSVNSGGAGSQRCDSVESFPGSRNNSRIAERDWDNGSTASSITSMAEYTGPKLFKEPSAKSNKPIIHNAISHCCLAGKVNEPQKNQILEELEKCESNHLMILFRDGGCQFRALYSYFPDTEEIQKLTGTGPKSISKKMIDKLYKYSSDRKQFTVIPAKTVSVSVDALTIHNHLWQAKRSAVPKKSVK, encoded by the exons aTGGACGTTGATTTGTGTGTTGGTGGGGACAGCCCTAGGAGAAAAGTGGACTTGACTGGGGTCGCAGAAGGTACAATGGACGTTGTACCACTGGAACTGTATGATTCCGCCAGGGCAAAAATTGCTGCCAACCTACGGTGGCTTTTTGCCAAAACCTATGGCATTG ACAATATTCCAGAAGACCTGAGGGACCCGTTCTATACAGACCAGTATGACCAGGAACACATCAAACCACCAGTCATCCGCTTGCTTCTGTCCTGTGAGCTTTACTGCCGTGTCTGTGCACTCATCCTCAAGACGGAGCAGGTGGTGTCTCTTCAGTCCCACCTGTCTGTCATCCAGGCTCTGTCCAGGAAGGGCATTTATGTTGTGGAAAGTGACGATACACCTGTGACTGACGGGGATCTGTCCTCTATGCCCATCAAAATG AGTGCTCACATGCCCATGATCGATTCCCTGATGATGGCCTACACAGTGGAGATGATTAGCATTGAGAAAGTTGTGGCTTCTGTCAAGCGCTTCTCCACCTTTAGTGCCACCAAGGAGCTGCCCTTTGACCTGGAAGATGCCATGGTCTTCTGGATCAACAAG GTGAACAACAAGATGAGGGAGATTACAGAAAGGGAGCACAAAGTGAAACATCACCACCTGGAGTCCCCCAGTCACCAAAAG GTACGATATCGTCGGGAGCATGCCTCCGGTCGACAGCTGCCCTTCTTCCCACTACTGGAAGACCTGATGAGGGATGTTTGTGATGGGGCAGCCCTGCTCGCTGTCGTCCACTGCTACTGCCCACACCTCATCAAGCTGGAAG ATATTTGCCTGAAGGAAGTACCCTCCATAGCTGACAGCCTGTATAATATCCAGTTACTCAGAGAATTTGCCAACGAGTATCTGAATAAAAGTTTCTATTTGACGACAGAGGATATGCTCTACTCACCGCTCGTGCTAAAG CAAAATGTGATGGTGTTCATTGCTGAGCTCTTCTGGTGGTTTGAGACCGTGAAGCCAGAATTTGTCCAGCCTAGAGATCTTCAAGAATTCAAGGATG cTCGAGCCATTGCTCAGCCTAAGAGTGCCCGCCCATCAGTGCCTATCTCCAACGCCACCAAGCGCAGCTTCCGGGCCAGCCCTGGTGTGGCTGATAACCAGGGTAGCCCAGAAGTCTGTAACAGGTACTTCCTGCATCCTGAAGACTCTGAGACCCT TAAAGGGGGTCCGTTCTTCAGCCCTTCCCACCCGCTCCTGCCCCTCAGACAGAGGCAACAAAAGCAGCAAGGTGACGATGGTGCAG GTCTCAGAAATCGATCCAACTCTCTGACTCAGATGGACCGACAGCCCAGAGGATCTGTTGTTGCATGGCCCGACAAGAAGCAAAG GCCTCTGTCCACACTGAGCCCCTACATGTTCCACACCGCTACAGACAGTGATGCTGACATTGCTTCTGGCGACAGCGTGAGTCTAGCTCGTTCAATAAGTAAGGACAGCCTGGCATCCAACGTCGTGAACGTCACACCCAAACACGGGATGGCTCCCCACCAGCCATCGCATGTTCCAATTCGTAAAGTCAATGGCCACAGCCTGGGAAATGTTAACGTTGAGAATgatgaggaaacacaggtggaAGTGGCGAGGGCCGATAGTTTTGTCATTCCAAAACAGGTGGATGGAACACAAGCAGCTGCCGAAGCGGGACATAAAGCATCCACAGAGTCCAAGCCTGCATCAGAAGGCTTTTACCTAGAACCGTTAATGCCTGCCGTCCTCAAAACAGCTAAAGAGAAGTCTGTATTCCTAAATAAGGAAGAGGAGAGTGGTGAGGGGTCCCACTCTTCAGGAAGAGGTTCTCTAAATCGAGGAGATGTATCTCCGTCAGTCGTTTGTAGGAAAGcctcctgcagtctgaacaAAACATTTACGCCTACAGTTGAGAAGAAAGACTCGTCGGAGGAGCTTCCACGGGACCAGGCAGCTTCCAGGACCGGCGCTACCACCAGTGTGGACCCCTCATCCAGAGAGGCAGCTGGGGGCTTTTACCTCCATTCAGACTCTGAAGAACCCATGTCTGGCCTTGATGCTGAGCTGGAAGACCTGgacgaagaggaagaggagctggatgaagcagTTAACACTAAAGACTCCAAATGGCCCAGGAAAGCCTTtattgaggatgatgatgaagaggaatcAGCCAAACTACAAGAAGACATGAATGTGAAAGAGCACAAGGACAAAGACATGAACGGCGGCAGCGGTCGCTCCAGTCCCTGCCTCAGCGTTCACTCTCAGGCTAGCAGCATGGCCAGCGGTAGCGTTCGCATGACCTCATTCGCCGAGCGCAAAGCCCAGCAGCAGCGCTTCGGCAGCAACCACGACCTTCGCTCCAGTGCCTCCAGCTCTCAAAGGACCACTCCAGATGGATCAGAGAGTAGCGGGCCCCTGACTTCGTCCTGGAGGCTTAAAAGAGACCAAAGCCCCTCATCGCCCTTGGGCGGATGCTTTCGAGCCGGCGACGGTAGTGGAGGTGCCAACTTACTGGCTTCTGAGTTTGTCCAGCTACGtatgcagctggaggagaagcggCGTGCAATTGAgcaccagaagaagaagatggaggtgCTATCAGCCAGGCAGAGGCAGAAGCTGGGGAAAGCAGCCTTTCTGCACATTGTAAAGAAAGGTGGGGGCAGGAGTGACACTTTAAGTCACCCACTCAAGGCCAACATCTCCAAAGATGAGCTCAGTGGGGAGAAAGGATCATTAACTAAAGATGATATGTTTGTTGACGTCAGGAGGGGGGATAAAGAAGAGGTGGCTGGAACCACCACAGCAGGTGCCTTAGAAACAGACAAGACCGATAACGGCGGGAACTCgtacctggaggaggagctggacctGAATGAATGCAGCCGCTCCATCGAGCTGCTGAACGAAGCCATCGGCAGCATTCAGCAGCAGATGATGCAGCTGTCGCTGCAGCAGGAGATGTTGATGAAACAGAATGTACAGTCTCCCCCTGGGGcgacgcctcctcctcctctcacaaGTGTTAAAAATGGTGACTCTAAGGGGGCTGCGAGTTTTCACTTTGTGGAGCACCTGTCTGGCCCCAGCACCGTCCCTGCCAGGAAACCCCCCAAGCTGAGCTCGGGCCGGGGCTCCAGGTCCAAGCCATCGGAGCTAAAGATAGGCAAGGAGCAAAGCAGACAGACGTCcaggacccccacccccacccagagTGGATCAGAGACACTGCCACACGCAAGGCAGTTCGTCGGAGGGAAGTCCCCCAGGACGGAGCAGCCCGACAGCCCCAGAAACACGACGGCTGGAGCGACAGTCGACAGGCTGGGCTCCGGCCACATGCGGAGCGCCGCCTTCCGGCTTCACGATGAGGCTAACATGCGCCTGCCCACCCGAGTGGACCTGACAGCAGTGGTCAGCCCAGAAGTGTCCTTCAACGAGTGCCTGTCCAGCACCATGAGAGAGTCTGAGCTCAGCGCCTCAGATGGGTCAGCAAAACAGAACGTACCATCAGAGGAGGTCCAGCGCACCAAAGCCCACCTGATTGAGGTCGATCTGTCTGAACTGAAGGctcctgaggaagaggaggctgctgAGGACGGAACATCAGAAGGAGGTGATGGAGACCAGAAATCAGTCATGGGCTTCTTCTTCAAG GATGAACAGAAAGCAGAGGATGAGCTCGCTAAGAAGAGAGAAGCTTTTCtgctgaagcagcagaagaaagCCGAAGAGGCTCGACTTCGTAAACAACACCTAGAAGCAGAATTGGAGCTGAAACGAGATGAAGCCAG ACGGAAGGCCGAAGAGGAGCGCTTGCgtaaagaggaggagaagacgcGGCGGGAGCTGATCAAACAGGGGTATTTGCGGCGTAAGCAGCAAGAGATGTTTGAGGAACAAGGCCTCGTCAAGCCCAAGACGCCCAAACCGAAGCAGAAGCACAGACCCAAGTCTGTCTTCAGAGAGGAATCCTGCAGCGACAATTTCTCCAAAGGCTCTTCCACAT ACAAAACGATTGAAagtgtgtgtcacacagctGACAACCTGAGCAACGCCCAGTCAGGCTCCAGCCTGTCCCTGGCCTCCGCCGCCACCAACGAGGCAGACAGCGTCAACTCTGGAGGGGCTGGCTCCCAGCG CTGCGACTCTGTGGAGTCATTTCCAGGTAGTCGTAATAACAGTCGGATTGCAGAGAGAGACTGGGACAATGGCTCCACCGCATCTTCCATCACCTCCATGGCTGAATATACGG GTCCCAAACTCTTCAAGGAGCCCAGCGCCAAGTCAAATAAGCCAATCATCCACAATGCGATCTCCCACTGCTGCCTGGCTGGAAAGGTCAACGAACCACAGAAGAACCAGATCCTAGAG GAGTTGGAAAAGTGCGAGTCCAACCACTTGATGATCCTGTTTCGAGATGGCGGCTGCCAGTTCCGGGCACTCTACTCCTACTTCCCAGACACCGAAGAGATCCAGAAGCTGACGGGCACGGGACCTAAGAGCATCAGCAAGAAGATGATCGACAAGCTGTACAAGTACagttcagacaggaagcagtTCACAGTCATCCCTGCCAAAACTGTGTCGGTCAGCGTGGACGCCCTAACCATCCACAACCACCTGTGGCAGGCGAAGAGAAGTGCTGTGCCAAAGAAAAGTGTAAAATAA
- the camsap1b gene encoding calmodulin-regulated spectrin-associated protein 1-B isoform X2 translates to MDVDLCVGGDSPRRKVDLTGVAEGTMDVVPLELYDSARAKIAANLRWLFAKTYGIDNIPEDLRDPFYTDQYDQEHIKPPVIRLLLSCELYCRVCALILKTEQVVSLQSHLSVIQALSRKGIYVVESDDTPVTDGDLSSMPIKMSAHMPMIDSLMMAYTVEMISIEKVVASVKRFSTFSATKELPFDLEDAMVFWINKVNNKMREITEREHKVKHHHLESPSHQKVRYRREHASGRQLPFFPLLEDLMRDVCDGAALLAVVHCYCPHLIKLEDICLKEVPSIADSLYNIQLLREFANEYLNKSFYLTTEDMLYSPLVLKQNVMVFIAELFWWFETVKPEFVQPRDLQEFKDARAIAQPKSARPSVPISNATKRSFRASPGVADNQGSPEVCNRYFLHPEDSETLKGGPFFSPSHPLLPLRQRQQKQQGDDGAGLRNRSNSLTQMDRQPRGSVVAWPDKKQRPLSTLSPYMFHTATDSDADIASGDSVSLARSISKDSLASNVVNVTPKHGMAPHQPSHVPIRKVNGHSLGNVNVENDEETQVEVARADSFVIPKQVDGTQAAAEAGHKASTESKPASEGFYLEPLMPAVLKTAKEKSVFLNKEEESGEGSHSSGRGSLNRGDVSPSVVCRKASCSLNKTFTPTVEKKDSSEELPRDQAASRTGATTSVDPSSREAAGGFYLHSDSEEPMSGLDAELEDLDEEEEELDEAVNTKDSKWPRKAFIEDDDEEESAKLQEDMNVKEHKDKDMNGGSGRSSPCLSVHSQASSMASGSVRMTSFAERKAQQQRFGSNHDLRSSASSSQRTTPDGSESSGPLTSSWRLKRDQSPSSPLGGCFRAGDGSGGANLLASEFVQLRMQLEEKRRAIEHQKKKMEVLSARQRQKLGKAAFLHIVKKGGGRSDTLSHPLKANISKDELSGEKGSLTKDDMFVDVRRGDKEEVAGTTTAGALETDKTDNGGNSYLEEELDLNECSRSIELLNEAIGSIQQQMMQLSLQQEMLMKQNVQSPPGATPPPPLTSVKNGDSKGAASFHFVEHLSGPSTVPARKPPKLSSGRGSRSKPSELKIGKEQSRQTSRTPTPTQSGSETLPHARQFVGGKSPRTEQPDSPRNTTAGATVDRLGSGHMRSAAFRLHDEANMRLPTRVDLTAVVSPEVSFNECLSSTMRESELSASDGSAKQNVPSEEVQRTKAHLIEVDLSELKAPEEEEAAEDGTSEGGDGDQKSVMGFFFKDEQKAEDELAKKREAFLLKQQKKAEEARLRKQHLEAELELKRDEARRKAEEERLRKEEEKTRRELIKQGYLRRKQQEMFEEQGLVKPKTPKPKQKHRPKSVFREESCSDNFSKGSSTSDNLSNAQSGSSLSLASAATNEADSVNSGGAGSQRCDSVESFPGSRNNSRIAERDWDNGSTASSITSMAEYTGPKLFKEPSAKSNKPIIHNAISHCCLAGKVNEPQKNQILEELEKCESNHLMILFRDGGCQFRALYSYFPDTEEIQKLTGTGPKSISKKMIDKLYKYSSDRKQFTVIPAKTVSVSVDALTIHNHLWQAKRSAVPKKSVK, encoded by the exons aTGGACGTTGATTTGTGTGTTGGTGGGGACAGCCCTAGGAGAAAAGTGGACTTGACTGGGGTCGCAGAAGGTACAATGGACGTTGTACCACTGGAACTGTATGATTCCGCCAGGGCAAAAATTGCTGCCAACCTACGGTGGCTTTTTGCCAAAACCTATGGCATTG ACAATATTCCAGAAGACCTGAGGGACCCGTTCTATACAGACCAGTATGACCAGGAACACATCAAACCACCAGTCATCCGCTTGCTTCTGTCCTGTGAGCTTTACTGCCGTGTCTGTGCACTCATCCTCAAGACGGAGCAGGTGGTGTCTCTTCAGTCCCACCTGTCTGTCATCCAGGCTCTGTCCAGGAAGGGCATTTATGTTGTGGAAAGTGACGATACACCTGTGACTGACGGGGATCTGTCCTCTATGCCCATCAAAATG AGTGCTCACATGCCCATGATCGATTCCCTGATGATGGCCTACACAGTGGAGATGATTAGCATTGAGAAAGTTGTGGCTTCTGTCAAGCGCTTCTCCACCTTTAGTGCCACCAAGGAGCTGCCCTTTGACCTGGAAGATGCCATGGTCTTCTGGATCAACAAG GTGAACAACAAGATGAGGGAGATTACAGAAAGGGAGCACAAAGTGAAACATCACCACCTGGAGTCCCCCAGTCACCAAAAG GTACGATATCGTCGGGAGCATGCCTCCGGTCGACAGCTGCCCTTCTTCCCACTACTGGAAGACCTGATGAGGGATGTTTGTGATGGGGCAGCCCTGCTCGCTGTCGTCCACTGCTACTGCCCACACCTCATCAAGCTGGAAG ATATTTGCCTGAAGGAAGTACCCTCCATAGCTGACAGCCTGTATAATATCCAGTTACTCAGAGAATTTGCCAACGAGTATCTGAATAAAAGTTTCTATTTGACGACAGAGGATATGCTCTACTCACCGCTCGTGCTAAAG CAAAATGTGATGGTGTTCATTGCTGAGCTCTTCTGGTGGTTTGAGACCGTGAAGCCAGAATTTGTCCAGCCTAGAGATCTTCAAGAATTCAAGGATG cTCGAGCCATTGCTCAGCCTAAGAGTGCCCGCCCATCAGTGCCTATCTCCAACGCCACCAAGCGCAGCTTCCGGGCCAGCCCTGGTGTGGCTGATAACCAGGGTAGCCCAGAAGTCTGTAACAGGTACTTCCTGCATCCTGAAGACTCTGAGACCCT TAAAGGGGGTCCGTTCTTCAGCCCTTCCCACCCGCTCCTGCCCCTCAGACAGAGGCAACAAAAGCAGCAAGGTGACGATGGTGCAG GTCTCAGAAATCGATCCAACTCTCTGACTCAGATGGACCGACAGCCCAGAGGATCTGTTGTTGCATGGCCCGACAAGAAGCAAAG GCCTCTGTCCACACTGAGCCCCTACATGTTCCACACCGCTACAGACAGTGATGCTGACATTGCTTCTGGCGACAGCGTGAGTCTAGCTCGTTCAATAAGTAAGGACAGCCTGGCATCCAACGTCGTGAACGTCACACCCAAACACGGGATGGCTCCCCACCAGCCATCGCATGTTCCAATTCGTAAAGTCAATGGCCACAGCCTGGGAAATGTTAACGTTGAGAATgatgaggaaacacaggtggaAGTGGCGAGGGCCGATAGTTTTGTCATTCCAAAACAGGTGGATGGAACACAAGCAGCTGCCGAAGCGGGACATAAAGCATCCACAGAGTCCAAGCCTGCATCAGAAGGCTTTTACCTAGAACCGTTAATGCCTGCCGTCCTCAAAACAGCTAAAGAGAAGTCTGTATTCCTAAATAAGGAAGAGGAGAGTGGTGAGGGGTCCCACTCTTCAGGAAGAGGTTCTCTAAATCGAGGAGATGTATCTCCGTCAGTCGTTTGTAGGAAAGcctcctgcagtctgaacaAAACATTTACGCCTACAGTTGAGAAGAAAGACTCGTCGGAGGAGCTTCCACGGGACCAGGCAGCTTCCAGGACCGGCGCTACCACCAGTGTGGACCCCTCATCCAGAGAGGCAGCTGGGGGCTTTTACCTCCATTCAGACTCTGAAGAACCCATGTCTGGCCTTGATGCTGAGCTGGAAGACCTGgacgaagaggaagaggagctggatgaagcagTTAACACTAAAGACTCCAAATGGCCCAGGAAAGCCTTtattgaggatgatgatgaagaggaatcAGCCAAACTACAAGAAGACATGAATGTGAAAGAGCACAAGGACAAAGACATGAACGGCGGCAGCGGTCGCTCCAGTCCCTGCCTCAGCGTTCACTCTCAGGCTAGCAGCATGGCCAGCGGTAGCGTTCGCATGACCTCATTCGCCGAGCGCAAAGCCCAGCAGCAGCGCTTCGGCAGCAACCACGACCTTCGCTCCAGTGCCTCCAGCTCTCAAAGGACCACTCCAGATGGATCAGAGAGTAGCGGGCCCCTGACTTCGTCCTGGAGGCTTAAAAGAGACCAAAGCCCCTCATCGCCCTTGGGCGGATGCTTTCGAGCCGGCGACGGTAGTGGAGGTGCCAACTTACTGGCTTCTGAGTTTGTCCAGCTACGtatgcagctggaggagaagcggCGTGCAATTGAgcaccagaagaagaagatggaggtgCTATCAGCCAGGCAGAGGCAGAAGCTGGGGAAAGCAGCCTTTCTGCACATTGTAAAGAAAGGTGGGGGCAGGAGTGACACTTTAAGTCACCCACTCAAGGCCAACATCTCCAAAGATGAGCTCAGTGGGGAGAAAGGATCATTAACTAAAGATGATATGTTTGTTGACGTCAGGAGGGGGGATAAAGAAGAGGTGGCTGGAACCACCACAGCAGGTGCCTTAGAAACAGACAAGACCGATAACGGCGGGAACTCgtacctggaggaggagctggacctGAATGAATGCAGCCGCTCCATCGAGCTGCTGAACGAAGCCATCGGCAGCATTCAGCAGCAGATGATGCAGCTGTCGCTGCAGCAGGAGATGTTGATGAAACAGAATGTACAGTCTCCCCCTGGGGcgacgcctcctcctcctctcacaaGTGTTAAAAATGGTGACTCTAAGGGGGCTGCGAGTTTTCACTTTGTGGAGCACCTGTCTGGCCCCAGCACCGTCCCTGCCAGGAAACCCCCCAAGCTGAGCTCGGGCCGGGGCTCCAGGTCCAAGCCATCGGAGCTAAAGATAGGCAAGGAGCAAAGCAGACAGACGTCcaggacccccacccccacccagagTGGATCAGAGACACTGCCACACGCAAGGCAGTTCGTCGGAGGGAAGTCCCCCAGGACGGAGCAGCCCGACAGCCCCAGAAACACGACGGCTGGAGCGACAGTCGACAGGCTGGGCTCCGGCCACATGCGGAGCGCCGCCTTCCGGCTTCACGATGAGGCTAACATGCGCCTGCCCACCCGAGTGGACCTGACAGCAGTGGTCAGCCCAGAAGTGTCCTTCAACGAGTGCCTGTCCAGCACCATGAGAGAGTCTGAGCTCAGCGCCTCAGATGGGTCAGCAAAACAGAACGTACCATCAGAGGAGGTCCAGCGCACCAAAGCCCACCTGATTGAGGTCGATCTGTCTGAACTGAAGGctcctgaggaagaggaggctgctgAGGACGGAACATCAGAAGGAGGTGATGGAGACCAGAAATCAGTCATGGGCTTCTTCTTCAAG GATGAACAGAAAGCAGAGGATGAGCTCGCTAAGAAGAGAGAAGCTTTTCtgctgaagcagcagaagaaagCCGAAGAGGCTCGACTTCGTAAACAACACCTAGAAGCAGAATTGGAGCTGAAACGAGATGAAGCCAG ACGGAAGGCCGAAGAGGAGCGCTTGCgtaaagaggaggagaagacgcGGCGGGAGCTGATCAAACAGGGGTATTTGCGGCGTAAGCAGCAAGAGATGTTTGAGGAACAAGGCCTCGTCAAGCCCAAGACGCCCAAACCGAAGCAGAAGCACAGACCCAAGTCTGTCTTCAGAGAGGAATCCTGCAGCGACAATTTCTCCAAAGGCTCTTCCACAT ctGACAACCTGAGCAACGCCCAGTCAGGCTCCAGCCTGTCCCTGGCCTCCGCCGCCACCAACGAGGCAGACAGCGTCAACTCTGGAGGGGCTGGCTCCCAGCG CTGCGACTCTGTGGAGTCATTTCCAGGTAGTCGTAATAACAGTCGGATTGCAGAGAGAGACTGGGACAATGGCTCCACCGCATCTTCCATCACCTCCATGGCTGAATATACGG GTCCCAAACTCTTCAAGGAGCCCAGCGCCAAGTCAAATAAGCCAATCATCCACAATGCGATCTCCCACTGCTGCCTGGCTGGAAAGGTCAACGAACCACAGAAGAACCAGATCCTAGAG GAGTTGGAAAAGTGCGAGTCCAACCACTTGATGATCCTGTTTCGAGATGGCGGCTGCCAGTTCCGGGCACTCTACTCCTACTTCCCAGACACCGAAGAGATCCAGAAGCTGACGGGCACGGGACCTAAGAGCATCAGCAAGAAGATGATCGACAAGCTGTACAAGTACagttcagacaggaagcagtTCACAGTCATCCCTGCCAAAACTGTGTCGGTCAGCGTGGACGCCCTAACCATCCACAACCACCTGTGGCAGGCGAAGAGAAGTGCTGTGCCAAAGAAAAGTGTAAAATAA